CAAGGTTGAGATATGTTTGTCTGCAGCACGCTCCGTACCTAATCCACATTCAGCGCCAAATTAATTAGTAGCTGCAGATTTTTTTTCAATTGATATATTTTtgtattttatttattttttctcaCCCTACGAACGAGCGCCTATTGGACTGTCCCGCGAAACGAGCCAGTCGCGAACCACAGATGCTAACCAAGGTCGGGTAGCCACAGCAAGAGCCGACCCGCAAGCTCCTGCAAAGAGCTAACACAACCTACCCAGTTAGCGCTGAACTACGAAACTGGTCCTCAGAGCAAGGACATCATTTTGGTTGCCGTCGCCAGAGTCACCCGCCTGGTTCCCATTGCTTTTAATTCTGCCCTGGGAACGTActgtgtacctacctatattACTACAGTCGGTACCTTACTTGCCCAGCTAAGGTGCTCATCGGATATCTTGGCTGCCCTACCTCCTTGGGCGAATACTATTTACGGTACCAGCTCCCCTTCCTTTTTTCTATACCTCAACCGCATTGCCCTCGAGAGACGACAACAAGCCTATCAATGGCGTAATTCTTTGGAATTCGCTTTGTTTTGCGCTACCTTGCCGCCCTTTGGTAGCTTCGACAACCGTCCCGACCCATGCTAATTATTGAATACGATCTTGCCACAAAGAAGCGAAGCTGGCACTCGACCAGACTGTCCGGTCCATACCATCTCGACCGGCCCAACGTCGTCGTCATGAAGTTCGCCGAGCAGCTGCGGGCCAGCATAATACCCGAGTACCAATGGTACTACCTCGACTACCCGGGCCTCAAAGCTGAGCTTAAGCAACCGAGCGGACCGATCCAAAAGGACACGGGAGTCCGGGAATGGTCAGAGGATGATGAGACTCGCTTCGTGCGCAAGCTCGAGGCGGAACTCGAAAAGATCCACCAGAAGCAGCAGGTCAAGTCCATCGAGATCACCAGGAGGATCGCCGTCTGCGAGAAGGAGGTTATGGATACCATCAGGCGCCAAAACGAACGCGGCACCGGTCCTGGCCCTACCGAGGAGGAGTTTGACCTCCACGAGTCGGATCTGAGCGATATCATCGCAGACGTCCACGACCTTGCCAAGTTTGTTCAAGTCAACTACACTGGGTTTTATAAGATTATCAAGAAGCATGACGTACGTATGCTCCTCCTTGCGGCCAGCGCCTAGATGGGTGGTTGCGCGGGGGTTCTATGCTGACCTTTCCTCCGCTTGTTGTAATGTAGAAAATGACTGGCTGGCATCTGAAGCCCGTCTGGGACAGTCGGTTGAAGGCGAAGCCGTTCTACAAGGAGAACTATGACGCTCAGGTTGTCAAGCTCTCAAAGCTGTATGACCTGGCCCGCACACGAGGCAATCCTGTTCAGGGTGACAGCGCAGCTGGTggcggacaggccagctttGTCCGAAACACCACAAAGTATTGGGTTCACCCGGACAACGTTACCGAGTTGAAGCTCATCATCCTCAAGCACCTACCGGTCCTCGTCTTCAACGCAAGTAAGGAATTCGAGGTAGCTGACTCGGCCATCACATCGATCTACTACGACAACCCGGACACATGGGAACTTTATGAGGGGCGACTCAAAAAGACGGAGGGGGCCGAGGCCATCCGTCTTCGTTGGTACGGCGGCATGGACACGGAAACGATATTTGTTGAACGAAAGACGCATCGCGAAGACTGGACGGGCGAGAAGTCGGTCAAGGCGCGCTTCCCCATCAAGGAGAAGAATGTGAACTCGTACATGAAGGGAGACCTCCTACCTGCGGCTGTGTTTGAAAAGGCGCGTCGGGAAGGCAAGAAGCCCCAGAAAGTGCTCGATGAGCAAGAGCGTCTCGCGGCCGAGATTCAGTATTCGGTGCTGAAGAAGGGTTACAAGCCAGTGTGTCGGTCATTTTACAACCGCACAGCTTTCCAGTTGCCGGCGGATGCACGAGTGCGTATCTCGCTCGATACTGAGCTCTGCATGATACGAGAAGATGACCTGGATGGCAAGAAGCGTGCTGGTGATAACTGGCGACGGATGGACATTGGGATCGATCACCCGTTCAGCCAGCTGCCGCCCGAGGACATTGTTCGGTTCCCCTATGCCGTGCTGGAGGTTAAGCTGCAGACACATGTGGGACAGCAACCACCAGACTGGGTGCGCCAGCTCATTTCGAGCCACCTGGTAGAGTCGGTGCCCAAGTTTTCGAAATTCATCCATGGATGTGCGAGCCTGTTTGAGGACAGAATTAATCTGTTGCCCTTTTGGCACCCGCAAATGGATGTTGACATCAGAAAACCACGGACGCACAACTTCGGCATCcaccgaccggcagccaACTCGGCAGCAACAGCCACCACCGACGATGAAGAGGACGAGCTTGAttcggacgaggaggaggcagaAGATGCAGGCAAGAATGGTGTGGCCAGCTCGCATGCTGCCAACGGAAATGGTGAATCGTCCAGCCGGGGACTTCACCGTGGTCAGCGAGCACAAGACGTTGAAGACCAGACTGTGGCGCAGCCAGTGGCTGATGAGGATTATCCCGTCTACGACTCGGACgtggaggaggatgaagacgTTAGGCTAGAGGAGGCGCGGAGAGTGGGTGGTTGGGACTACTACTCGACACTGTTTTCCATATATTCTGGTAAAGCCGCGCATACGGGGCTGGCAGTGGCGAAGGCGCTCATCCCGCGCCCACGAGGCTCGGCCATTCCGAGAAGCGAGCGCAATGAGGCTCTCTGGGGAAGCGAGGACACGAGTCTGAAACGCTTCAAGGCgcccaagggcaagaagatTCATGTGCCGGTTCGTGTCGAACCAAAGGTGTACTTTGCCGCCGAGCGCAcctttttgggttgggtgAGTAGtcgtgttttttgttttaacAAGTCACATGGCACTGGATGCTAACGGATTACACAGCTCGAGTATTCGATTTACGTGGGTATGATTGCTACAACATTGCTGAACTTTGGCGACAAGCCCAACAGCATGGCATTTGTGGTAGCCGGTGCCTTCACGATTGTTGCAATTCTTTGCTTGATATACTCGGTGGCTATCTACCTCTACAGAAGCCGGGCGATCCGCACGCGCCGAGCATCGGCGAAGTACTACGACAAGTTGGGTCCTTCAGCTCTGTGTGTGACATTGTTCCTTGCGGTTGCTTTGAACTTTGGGTTCGAGGGGTACAAGAGAAGTATTTGGTAGGGCCTTTGTGACAGTACTTTGCTAAGGAGTTTGTggagggaagaaaaagaaaaaaaaaagcagttgAGGACGCTTGTATGCGTCAACGTGTAATGGTGTACATAGGCGGGCCTGCATCCTAGAATATAGTTTCCTTTATATCTTGACCTGTAGTGTAGTGTTGTTCTTTTTCCCCTTGTCTGTTCTTTGTTGACACCCATGTGAGTGTTTTTGGGTTGAATGTTGTCACTGGAGGTGGTCGAGAAGATTACTTGTTTGGACAAACAGTATATGGAT
The Pyricularia oryzae 70-15 chromosome 1, whole genome shotgun sequence DNA segment above includes these coding regions:
- a CDS encoding vacuolar transporter chaperone 4 — translated: MKFAEQLRASIIPEYQWYYLDYPGLKAELKQPSGPIQKDTGVREWSEDDETRFVRKLEAELEKIHQKQQVKSIEITRRIAVCEKEVMDTIRRQNERGTGPGPTEEEFDLHESDLSDIIADVHDLAKFVQVNYTGFYKIIKKHDKMTGWHLKPVWDSRLKAKPFYKENYDAQVVKLSKLYDLARTRGNPVQGDSAAGGGQASFVRNTTKYWVHPDNVTELKLIILKHLPVLVFNASKEFEVADSAITSIYYDNPDTWELYEGRLKKTEGAEAIRLRWYGGMDTETIFVERKTHREDWTGEKSVKARFPIKEKNVNSYMKGDLLPAAVFEKARREGKKPQKVLDEQERLAAEIQYSVLKKGYKPVCRSFYNRTAFQLPADARVRISLDTELCMIREDDLDGKKRAGDNWRRMDIGIDHPFSQLPPEDIVRFPYAVLEVKLQTHVGQQPPDWVRQLISSHLVESVPKFSKFIHGCASLFEDRINLLPFWHPQMDVDIRKPRTHNFGIHRPAANSAATATTDDEEDELDSDEEEAEDAGKNGVASSHAANGNGESSSRGLHRGQRAQDVEDQTVAQPVADEDYPVYDSDVEEDEDVRLEEARRVGGWDYYSTLFSIYSGKAAHTGLAVAKALIPRPRGSAIPRSERNEALWGSEDTSLKRFKAPKGKKIHVPVRVEPKVYFAAERTFLGWLEYSIYVGMIATTLLNFGDKPNSMAFVVAGAFTIVAILCLIYSVAIYLYRSRAIRTRRASAKYYDKLGPSALCVTLFLAVALNFGFEGYKRSIW